From the bacterium genome, the window AAGCAGCGAAAGAGGCTTTAAAGAACGCAGGGCTTGCCGCAGCATCTCTTGGAGCCATAATCGTCGGGACCATCTCTCCCGACACGCTATTCCCATCAACGGCTTGCTGGGTTCAAAAAGGTCTCAACGTTCCAGGAATTCCCGCTTTCGATGTATCCGCGGCATGCTCAGGATTCCTTTACTCGATGGATATCGGGGCATCCATGCTTTCAACAATAGCCAAGCCGATTCTTGTCGCCGGAGCCGACATACTAACCAAGATAACGGACTGGAAGGACCGCTCATCGTGCGTGCTGTTCGGAGACGGCGCAGGCGCAGCAATAATCGCGCCGACGAACGAGGACAGGGGGTTCCTCTCATCCGTATTAGGAGCGGACGGCTCGCTCGGGGACCTTCTCATTCAGCCCGCAGGCGGTTCGCGCATGCCGGCTTCCGAGGAGACTGTTGCAAAGAATCTTCACACCATCCGTATGGAAGGCAATCCGATATTCAAGCATGCCGTTCGCACGATGGGCGACGCTGCGGAGCAAGCCCTCAATGAGGCGGGAGTGACCGCCTCGGACATCACGCTATTTGTGCCCCACCAGGCAAATATAAGGATAATCGAGTCGACATGCAAGCGCACCGGAATACCGATGGAGAAGACGCACGTGACCATCTCGTGGCACGGGAACATGTCTGCCGGAACCGTACCGGTAGCCTTCCACGATGCGGTGTCGAAAGGACTCATAAAAAGAGACGACCTTGTGCTTTTTGCCGCATTCGGAGGCGGCTTTACATGGGCGGCATCGGTGCTGAAGTACTAAGCGAAGTCAAAAGGAATCTTGCAAATGAATCGCTATAAGCGCCAAGACTTTAAGCATCTTGTGCTGCTTATAGGATATTTTTTTCAGGGGATGCGGCCTTTGAGCCGCATTATTTTTACGTAACGATGCTGGTTAATGAGATTATTAATTTTGATTCGAGCGGGCTTCGTCCGCTCAAATCAGTAAAAAGGAGGCCAGATGCTTGAGATACGCTTTCACGGTCGCGGCGGCCAGGGAACCGTTATTGCCTCCAAGGCTCTCGCCTTAGCCGTTGCTAAGGAAGGACGCTTTGTTCAAACATTTCCCGAGTACGGAGTCGAGCGCCGCGGCGCGCCTGTGGTCGCATTTACGCGTATCGATGATCATCCGATATACATACGCTCGAAGATATACGAACCCGACCATCTCGTTGTGCTGGAGCCGACCCTCATATCGGCCATTGACGTCACGGAAGGACTCAAGAAGAACGGCTGGATAATCATCAATACCGATAAAAACCCAAAGGATTTCCCCAAGTTTTCAGGCTTCAGGGTGGCCACTATCGATGCTACCACGATTGCTATAAAGTATGGACTCGGTTCAAAGGCGGCGCCCATTGTTAACACGGCTATTCTGGGCGCATTCGCCAAGATCACCGGTTTCGTCGGTCTGGATGCCGTTCGCGAGGCCGTAAAAGAGCTGTCGCCCGTAAAGCAGGAAGACAACGTCAAAGCCGCCGAGGAAGCCTACCAGACGGCCGAAGCGCCCAAGGAGTGAATATGAGTGAAGAAATCAAATGGGAACGCGAGAGTGACATGCCGCCCATGGCGATGTCCTTAGGCCGTATGACCGTCAACAAGACCGGGTCATGGCGCAACCTGAGACCTGTGGTAGACAAGGAAAAATGCATCAAGTGCGGAATCTGCTGGAAGTTCTGCCCCGATGTTTCCATAGAGATTGACGCGGAAGACTACCCGCTTGTCGTTTTGGATTTCTGCAAGGGATGCGGCATCTGCGCGGTGGAGTGTCCGAAGGACGCCATCGCAATGGTGAAGGAGGACTGATGCAGAAAGTCATAATGGGCAACCACGCCCTCTCATGGGGCGCCCTCCTCTCCAGAGCGGAGGTAATAGCCGCATACCCGATAACGCCTCAGACCGAGGTCGTAGAACTCCTCTCGAACATGTGCGCGGACGGAGACCTTAAGGCGCAGTTCATAAAGGTCGAAAGCGAGCATTCGGCTATGGCCGCTTCCATCGGCGCATCTGCGGCAGGCGCCAGAACCTTCACCGCCACCTCTGCTCAGGGCTTGGCGCTCATGCACGAAGTCCTTCACTGGGCAACGGGCGCGCGGCTGCCTATAGTCATGGGAAACATCAACCGCGCCATGGCGCCGCCCTGGACCATCTGGACGGAGCAGACTGACTCGATCTCGGAGCGCGACACGGGCTGGCTTCAGATATATACCTCCTCCATACAGGAGGTCCTCGACTCCGTGATACAGGCCTACAAGGTCGCGGAAAAGATTTACCTGCCCGTTATGGTCGTTCTTGATAGCTTCGTTCTTTCCCACACCAACGAGAACTGCGAAATCCCCGACCAGGCAAAAGTGGACGCCTATCTTCCCAGGTTCACGAACGAGTACCGGCTGAATGTGGATAAGCCCTCCGCCTACGGCGGACTCACAGGCCCTGACTGGTACTACGAGCTTCGCTACAAGATCCAGAAGGCCCAAGAACAGGCGCTTGGTCTCATAGAGGAAACCGGCAAGGAGTTTAGAGAAATCTTCGGCCGCGAATACGGTCTTGTTGAAACCTACAAACTGGACGACGCCGATACCGTGCTTGTTACATCCGCCTCCATTGCCTCAACAGCCAGACCGGTGATAGATAAGCTTCGCGAGGAAGGCCACAAGGTCGGGCTGCTTCGAATCCGCGTGTTCAGACCCTTCCCCTCCGAGCTTCTCCGAAAGCTTCTCGGAGGACGCAAGAAGCTTTTAGTGATAGACCGCAACATAAGCTTCGGTATGTCGGGAGCTTTCTACTCAGAAACCAAGGCCGCGCTATACAACGTCAAGTCGAGACCTCCCATGTGGGGCTACATTGCAGGTCTCGGCGGCCGCGACGTGCCAATGGATACAATAAAGGAGATGATTCTTACGACTATAAAGGAGGATCATCCTTCCCAGGATATCGTCTGGATAGGAGCGAAGATATGAAGTACACTATTCCAGAACGCGAGATAATGTGCTCGGGCCACAAGGCCTGCCAGGGCTGCGGGGCGACCATCGCAATGCGTTATGCGCTTAAGGCGCTCGGCCCGAGGACCATCCTTGCCATTCCTGCCTGCTGCTGGGCAGTCATTGACGGGCCGTTCCCATACTCTGCCGCAGGAGTGCCTTTATTCCACTGCGCGTTCGAGACCGCCGCGGTAACCGCATCCGGAATACGTGCAGGGCTTGACGCCAGAGGCGAAAAGGACGTAAACGTCGTGGCGTGGGCAGGCGACGGCGGAACGTTCGACATCGGCATACAGGCGCTTTCCGGCACAGTGGAGCGCAACGACAACATAATCTACTTCTGCTACGATAACGAAGCTTACATGAACACGGGCGTCCAGCGCTCCTCTTCCACCCCCTGGGGCGCCGTAACCTCTACCACGCCCGCCCGGCACTTCAAGCAGGAGCGCAAGAAGGACATGATGGCAATAATGGCCGCTCACGGGATACCCTACACCGCATCGGCGTCAATAGCTTATCCCGAGGACTTCATCAAGAAGATAGAGAAGGCTATGTCCATCCAGGGTTCAAAGTTCATTCACGTACTCGCAACTTGCCCGCCGGGATGGCGCGCTTCGCCCGATATCTCCGTCCAGCTTGCAAGACTTGCTGTTCAGACGCACGTTTTTCCGCTTTACGAAATATACGAAGGCAAATACTACAAGCTTTCGATGGACCCCCAAAAGAAGCCGATAACGGATTACATGAAGCCGCAGGGCCGTTTCCGCCATCTTACGGAAGACCAGGTCAAAGAGATGGACCGCCAGATTGACGAGCGCTACGCATGGCTGAAGGAGCTTGCCGAACGCTCGAGGCCCTGGTTTGAGAACAAAAAGTAACCTAAACTCACGATTTTTTTTAAGGGCGGCGAAGCCGCCCTTGTTTTGTTTATACGATGGAAATAATTCAGTTCTAAGTTGTCTTGAAATCGATTCTTATGTCCTTAAGTTGAATATGACTTAATCGCATTTTTGCAGCTTGACAACCAATCATCCGAAGCTATACTGATATTACTGAGAGTATTATTTTAAGAAAGCGGATTTTTAAAGGGCAATTTATTCAACAGGAGGATTCTGAGATAGTGGTAGGAGAATATCTTAACAGGCGTACAAGCATACTTTCAGTATATTGTTATCCATTGTTAAAAATTACAGGAGAAGGAAACCGGGATTCAGCTTTGCAGGGAGGTCGAAACAGTGCAGATTAATATGCCGGATAAACGGGTCGATGCGCTTGAGAAGAAGCTCGCAGCGCTTATAGAAAAGGCCGAAGAGACGGAGGAGACGGTTGAGATACTGAACGAGCTCGCTTTCAGCTGCTACTCGAACGACCTCGAGAGGACAAGGGAATACTCGGCAAGGGCTATTGAACTTGCCGAGAAGCTGGAGTATCCCATGGGGCAGGCAAAAGGTCACAGAACTATGGGCATATACTACTGGCTTAAGGGCGATTTTGAAAAGGCGCTTGAATGTTCCCTGAAGGCATTGGAGATATCGGAAGAGATGGGCGACGAGAACTGCCAGGCGGCAAGCTTCAACAATATGGGGCTTATATACATGAACCTCTCCAAGCCGGATCTTGCCCGCTCCAATCACATGAAAGCGGCGGATATATTCGAAAAAGTCGGCAATAGAGAGTCCCAGGGCAAGGCGCTGACCAACATAGGCGTCATCTGCGAGGCTCAGGGTGATTATAACGAAGCGCTCAAATATCTCTTAAAAAGCCTTGAACTTTACGAGGAGCTCGGCATCGAGAAAGATCTTTCCGGATGCCACTCCTACATAGGCAACTGCTACAGGGGTTTGGGAGAATACGAAAGGGCGCTCGAGCACTACCACATCGCTCTAGAGAATGCTGAAAAAAACGCAAGCAAGCTGGATACCGCAATCGCATACAAGGGAATGGGCGCGCTTTACACCAGGACGGCTGAATACGATAAGGCAGATGAGTATCTGAAGAAGGGGCTGGAACTTGCAGAGGAGATGAAGTCGAGCCATCAGGAACTCTCGATATTTCGCTTTCTGGTAGAACTTTACGAGGCAAGAAAGGATTTCCAGAACGCACTTCTTTTTTATAAAGAGATACACGAACTCGAATCGAAGATATTCTCGGAGGAAAATAAAAGGAAGATAGAGAATCTGGAGATTAAATACGAAACCGAGCAGAAGGAGAAGGAATCCCAGCTTTACAAGCTGAAGAGCGAGGAGCTTGAGCGCATGGTAGCTGAACGCACAGCCGAACTGGAAAAGGAGCTGGCTGAACGCAAGCGCGCCGAAAAGGTTCAGTCAGTTCTTTTCAACATCTCCCAGTCCTTGAGCACAAGGGATTCGCTCCATGAACTCTTTGCTGCCATCCATGCCGAGCTGAGCAAGATTCTGGAAGCCGCTAATTTCTATGTGGCTCTTTACGACGAAGCGAGCGATACGTACACGTTTCCATATGAGGTTGACGAAAAGGATATTGTCGAAGACTATACCCCGCAGCAGCTCAAGAAGTCGCTCACGGACTACGTCCGCAGGCAGGCCGAACCTCTTCTCGTCGACGAGGAGCTCCACCGTTTCCTGACAGAGCAGGGGATTGTCGAGACTGTCGGCAATCTTTCGAAGATGTGGATGGGTGTTCCATTGAAGATAGGCGGAAAAGTTATAGGAGTAGTGGTACTTCAGACTTACAAAGACGAGGTAAAATACACCTTCGACGATTTGGATATCTTTAATTTCGTAGCGGAAGCTATCTCTCTTGGCGTAGGCAGGAGAAAAGCCGAGGAGGACTTAAAGGAAAAACTCTCCGTCATTGAAAACCAACAGGGTGCGATTCTCGAGCTCTCCACGCCGGTCATAAAGATATGGGAGGGAGTGCTGGTCATCCCTTTAATAGGCGTTCTGGACTCCAGACGCGCAGAGCATCTCGCGGAGGAACTTCTTGCCGCTATCACCGCCACCCAGTCCAGGATAGCCATTATCGACATCACTGGAGTGTCGACAGTCGATTCCTCAATAGCTAACCATCTAATAAAGACGGTGGAATCAGTGAGGCTTCTCGGCGCTGGCTGTGTAGTCACTGGCATCCGGCCTGAGGTTGCGCAGTCCATCATCTATCTCGGTATTGATATAGGCCGGCTCGAAACACGTTCGACTCTAGCCGAAGGGTTGAAATGGGCGTTCAGCGTTATCGGAGGTTCAGGTGCCTGAGGCGTCGGATAAAATAAAAGAGCTGGAGAAGAATCTTCAAAAGCTGCAGAAGGAAGGGGATAATGGAATTCAAACGATAAGAGCCCTCAACGACTTGTCTTATGCTCTTACCGGGATTGATCCTGTCAAGGCGTTCGATTACGCAATGCAAGCCCTTGAACTCTCCAGGCGCATCGATCACAAGGAAGGGCAGGCAGGGAGCTTTATAAACATGGGTATTTCGCACTTCATCCGCGGGAATTTCGACCAAGCCATGGATTTATACATCGAATCCCTGAAGATCAATGAAGAGATTGGAAGCAAGGTAGGCATGGGCAATTCAAACAACAATATCGGTCTTGTGTATCTGCATACAGGCGAATATGAAAAGGCGCTGGAGTATTTGTATAAATCACTGGAGTATTACAAAGAGGGGAGCGAGAAGTATAAAATCGCCATCACCTACAATAATCTCGGAGTGACCTTAAAGAATCTGGAAAGATAAGATGAGGCAATGGAGTATAACCTCAAGGCTCTTGAAATCTATGAAAACATCGAGCAGAAACACGGAATCGCCATGGTCTACAACAATCTTGGATTCATTCATTCCGTTCGCAAGGAATATGAAAAAGCCCTTGAGTACCACCGGAAGGGAATTGAAGCAGCCACAAAGGCAGGAAACAAAAACTGGATGGCCGGCTGCTATCTTAGTGCAGGCAGTGTATACGTTGAGATGGGCAAGCACGAAAATGCACTTGAGTATCTGAGCAAAGGATTGAGCTTGGCAAAGGATTGCCAGGCCAGCGAAGCGGAGCTTGCGGTTTACGCGCAACTGACTCAGCTGTATGAGAGCATGAGGGACTACAGAAAAGCTCTTGAATACGCGAAGAAACAAAGCGAGCTCAGATCAAAGATATTCAATGAGGAGAATGAGGAGAAGATTTCCAGGCTCAAGCTGAAACATGAAAGCGACAAGAAGGAGCGGGAGGCCCAGATATACCGCCTCAAGAACGAGGAGCTAGAGAAGATGGTTTCTGATAGAACAGCCGAACTGGAAAAGGAGCTGGCAGACCGCAGGCGCATCGAGGAGGAGCTAAATGACAAGCTTGCGCTCATCGAGCGGCAGCGTTCGGCGATAGTGGAGCTATCGACGCCTGTCATACAGATCTGGGATGGAGTGCTGGTCATCCCCTTGATAGGCGTTCTGGACACCAGACGCGCAGAGCATCTCGCGGAGGAACTCCTTGCCGCTATCACCGCCACCCAGTCCAGGATAGCGATAATCGACATCACTGGAGTGTCGACAGTCGATTCCTCAATAGCCAACCATCTATTAAAGACGGTGGAATCCGTTAAGCTTCTCGGCGCCGACTGCCTAGTCACTGGCATTCGTCCCGAGGTTGCGCAGGCAATCATCCATCTTGGTATAGACATCTCGGGGCTTGAAACGCGCTCGACGCTTGCCCAGGGGCTTAAGCGGGCGTTCGCGAAGCTCAAGTAAAAGAATTCATTAGTTGCTGATGCAGTTTCGTCAGGCGGTCGCATTTGATCAACAAGGCAGAGCCTTGACTTCTTAAAAAAAGCTGAACCTATTGACAAGCCCCTTTTTTTTGCAATAATTCAATCAGCAGCATAAAAGCGGAGCGCTTCGTCTATAGTTAGCAATAAAACCAGGAGGCTAAAGATGAATAAGCGTTTTTCAGCGCTTAAAAGACTGCTCTTCCTCGCAGGTGCAGTCAGCCTTGGCATTATGATTCCGGCATCTGGGTGCAACGATCAGTATTATAGAGGAAAGGAGATTGATGTTATCATGAAAAATGACTGCATGGATCCTTTCCATTACACAACCGAGTGGGGTAAAGATAAGTTAGAAGTGGGTTATCAAGTTCAGGTTAAAACGTTCATCGAATGTCAAGTGCCTGATGAAGTGCAAACCTATACCATAACCTTCACTAGAGAAGACATCACCCTCGGTGTGCTGACAATTTCCACCAAACAGCCTGCTGCGGATCATGGAAGAGCCGTGATTACGATGAGCGAACCATCATACTTTCACCTTACGGCAACGGTAACCGAAGGCGGCGAGTTTATAACCGCCTCGTACGAAGACAAAGTTCAGAGCCAGTAAGTCGGGTTTCATCCCTGTCATTGAAGCAGGGATCCAATCGCCGGACGCCGCTAATCTGCTTGCGGAATCAATGTCCTTAACTATCCCGCTTGCAGCTCTCAGACTGACTTCATGCCGTTGATTCCTAGAAGTTATACTGCCGGCGCCGTGATTGGGTCGCTAAGTTAAGCGAAACTTACACTGTCAATATCGCATACTGTATTGAAGCCTATGACAAGCTACTTTGCCCCCGAATGGGCCTGTCTCGATGGCGTCTGCTGATTTAAGTTTTTCCAGTCCGGTGCGCTTGATTCGCACAGCAAAGGAAGTTCAAAAGTGAAGCGTACAGAAGTCATTAAGAGATTATTAAAAACGAAAAGAGGAGCGCTCGAGCGTTCCTCTTTTTCTAACCTAGGGGATTGCACATATGACGATTGCAATTTCAGTGAAGGCGGCCCCTCCTGTAAGGCCGCCTTCAAGCTAAGGCTTGGAGAATACACCACTCAAAGTACCTTAGTCTTGGCGATTGGCTCCCAGCTGCCAATCTCTCCAAGCTGCCCTCCAAATTGTCATCTTTATATAAAGCAAAGATTGTGCCAGGTTCCTACTGATTCGTAAGTTAAATCAGTTTGTAAGATGTTAAAAGTGTAATCAATTATTATTTTGTTTTTTTGTATTAAACTGCAACAAGGTGTACTGAAAAGCTACAGTTCCAATGATTATAGTCCTTCTCGCACAGGTCTTGACACCTTGTTCTAAGGACTTACAATATCCATGTCAGGTGGGCCGGGCGTTCGCTGCGTCGATTATGACGTAGAGGAAAGTCCGAACTCCACAGGGCAGGGTGCCGGTTAACTGCCGGAAGGAGCAATCCTTGAAAAGTGCCACAGAGAACAGACCGCCCAAGTGTCCGTCAAACCGGGCACCGGCAAGGGTGAAACGGCGCGGTAAGAGCGCACCGCCCTTCCGGTAACGGAAGGGGCACG encodes:
- a CDS encoding pyruvate ferredoxin oxidoreductase, producing the protein MLEIRFHGRGGQGTVIASKALALAVAKEGRFVQTFPEYGVERRGAPVVAFTRIDDHPIYIRSKIYEPDHLVVLEPTLISAIDVTEGLKKNGWIIINTDKNPKDFPKFSGFRVATIDATTIAIKYGLGSKAAPIVNTAILGAFAKITGFVGLDAVREAVKELSPVKQEDNVKAAEEAYQTAEAPKE
- a CDS encoding 4Fe-4S binding protein, translated to MAMSLGRMTVNKTGSWRNLRPVVDKEKCIKCGICWKFCPDVSIEIDAEDYPLVVLDFCKGCGICAVECPKDAIAMVKED
- a CDS encoding 3-methyl-2-oxobutanoate dehydrogenase subunit beta — protein: MKYTIPEREIMCSGHKACQGCGATIAMRYALKALGPRTILAIPACCWAVIDGPFPYSAAGVPLFHCAFETAAVTASGIRAGLDARGEKDVNVVAWAGDGGTFDIGIQALSGTVERNDNIIYFCYDNEAYMNTGVQRSSSTPWGAVTSTTPARHFKQERKKDMMAIMAAHGIPYTASASIAYPEDFIKKIEKAMSIQGSKFIHVLATCPPGWRASPDISVQLARLAVQTHVFPLYEIYEGKYYKLSMDPQKKPITDYMKPQGRFRHLTEDQVKEMDRQIDERYAWLKELAERSRPWFENKK
- a CDS encoding tetratricopeptide repeat protein, encoding MPEASDKIKELEKNLQKLQKEGDNGIQTIRALNDLSYALTGIDPVKAFDYAMQALELSRRIDHKEGQAGSFINMGISHFIRGNFDQAMDLYIESLKINEEIGSKVGMGNSNNNIGLVYLHTGEYEKALEYLYKSLEYYKEGSEKYKIAITYNNLGVTLKNLER
- a CDS encoding tetratricopeptide repeat protein yields the protein MQINMPDKRVDALEKKLAALIEKAEETEETVEILNELAFSCYSNDLERTREYSARAIELAEKLEYPMGQAKGHRTMGIYYWLKGDFEKALECSLKALEISEEMGDENCQAASFNNMGLIYMNLSKPDLARSNHMKAADIFEKVGNRESQGKALTNIGVICEAQGDYNEALKYLLKSLELYEELGIEKDLSGCHSYIGNCYRGLGEYERALEHYHIALENAEKNASKLDTAIAYKGMGALYTRTAEYDKADEYLKKGLELAEEMKSSHQELSIFRFLVELYEARKDFQNALLFYKEIHELESKIFSEENKRKIENLEIKYETEQKEKESQLYKLKSEELERMVAERTAELEKELAERKRAEKVQSVLFNISQSLSTRDSLHELFAAIHAELSKILEAANFYVALYDEASDTYTFPYEVDEKDIVEDYTPQQLKKSLTDYVRRQAEPLLVDEELHRFLTEQGIVETVGNLSKMWMGVPLKIGGKVIGVVVLQTYKDEVKYTFDDLDIFNFVAEAISLGVGRRKAEEDLKEKLSVIENQQGAILELSTPVIKIWEGVLVIPLIGVLDSRRAEHLAEELLAAITATQSRIAIIDITGVSTVDSSIANHLIKTVESVRLLGAGCVVTGIRPEVAQSIIYLGIDIGRLETRSTLAEGLKWAFSVIGGSGA
- a CDS encoding ketoacyl-ACP synthase III, which produces MSFFRRFKILGTGSFLPEKVLTNFDLEKMVDTTDEWIKTRTGIEKRHIASALQATSDLVMEAAKEALKNAGLAAASLGAIIVGTISPDTLFPSTACWVQKGLNVPGIPAFDVSAACSGFLYSMDIGASMLSTIAKPILVAGADILTKITDWKDRSSCVLFGDGAGAAIIAPTNEDRGFLSSVLGADGSLGDLLIQPAGGSRMPASEETVAKNLHTIRMEGNPIFKHAVRTMGDAAEQALNEAGVTASDITLFVPHQANIRIIESTCKRTGIPMEKTHVTISWHGNMSAGTVPVAFHDAVSKGLIKRDDLVLFAAFGGGFTWAASVLKY
- the porA gene encoding pyruvate ferredoxin oxidoreductase yields the protein MQKVIMGNHALSWGALLSRAEVIAAYPITPQTEVVELLSNMCADGDLKAQFIKVESEHSAMAASIGASAAGARTFTATSAQGLALMHEVLHWATGARLPIVMGNINRAMAPPWTIWTEQTDSISERDTGWLQIYTSSIQEVLDSVIQAYKVAEKIYLPVMVVLDSFVLSHTNENCEIPDQAKVDAYLPRFTNEYRLNVDKPSAYGGLTGPDWYYELRYKIQKAQEQALGLIEETGKEFREIFGREYGLVETYKLDDADTVLVTSASIASTARPVIDKLREEGHKVGLLRIRVFRPFPSELLRKLLGGRKKLLVIDRNISFGMSGAFYSETKAALYNVKSRPPMWGYIAGLGGRDVPMDTIKEMILTTIKEDHPSQDIVWIGAKI
- a CDS encoding tetratricopeptide repeat protein, with product MEYNLKALEIYENIEQKHGIAMVYNNLGFIHSVRKEYEKALEYHRKGIEAATKAGNKNWMAGCYLSAGSVYVEMGKHENALEYLSKGLSLAKDCQASEAELAVYAQLTQLYESMRDYRKALEYAKKQSELRSKIFNEENEEKISRLKLKHESDKKEREAQIYRLKNEELEKMVSDRTAELEKELADRRRIEEELNDKLALIERQRSAIVELSTPVIQIWDGVLVIPLIGVLDTRRAEHLAEELLAAITATQSRIAIIDITGVSTVDSSIANHLLKTVESVKLLGADCLVTGIRPEVAQAIIHLGIDISGLETRSTLAQGLKRAFAKLK